In Lysobacter firmicutimachus, one genomic interval encodes:
- the murU gene encoding N-acetylmuramate alpha-1-phosphate uridylyltransferase MurU, which translates to MKALIFAAGLGERMRPLTLHTPKPLLSVGGKRLIEWHLDKLAALGVDEVVVNTSWLAEQFPATLGDGARWGLRLRYSYEGATPLETGGGMLHALSLLQEDAAADAPFLVANGDIWTDYDFAALPRALDGDAHLLLVDNPVQHPHGDFHLGDDGRIGNEGAAKLTYSGIGLYRASLFERWREIAGDAAGARLDPPRFSIVPLLRQAADAGRLSGSHHRGRWTDVGTPERLQRLDAALIAAAHG; encoded by the coding sequence ATGAAGGCGCTGATCTTCGCCGCCGGCCTGGGCGAGCGCATGCGGCCGCTGACCCTGCACACGCCCAAGCCCTTGCTCAGCGTCGGCGGCAAACGCCTGATCGAATGGCACCTGGACAAACTCGCCGCGCTCGGCGTCGACGAGGTCGTGGTCAACACCTCCTGGCTGGCCGAACAGTTCCCGGCCACGCTCGGCGACGGCGCGCGCTGGGGGTTGCGCCTGCGCTATTCCTACGAGGGCGCGACGCCGCTGGAAACCGGCGGCGGCATGCTGCATGCGCTGTCGCTGCTGCAAGAAGACGCCGCCGCCGATGCGCCGTTCCTGGTCGCCAACGGCGATATCTGGACCGACTACGACTTCGCCGCGTTGCCGCGCGCGCTCGACGGCGACGCGCATCTGCTGCTGGTCGACAATCCGGTCCAGCATCCGCACGGCGATTTCCATCTCGGCGACGACGGCCGCATCGGCAACGAAGGCGCCGCCAAGCTCACCTATTCCGGCATCGGCCTGTATCGCGCTTCGCTGTTCGAGCGCTGGCGCGAGATTGCCGGCGACGCGGCCGGCGCGCGACTCGACCCGCCGCGCTTCAGCATCGTGCCGCTGCTGCGTCAGGCCGCCGACGCCGGCCGCTTGAGCGGCTCGCACCATCGCGGCCGCTGGACCGACGTCGGCACGCCCGAGCGCCTGCAGCGACTCGACGCCGCGCTGATCGCGGCGGCGCACGGCTGA
- a CDS encoding RNA 2'-phosphotransferase, producing MTAVSLTKTSKFLSLVLRHEPEAIGLSLDSNGWADLDDLIRLANADGKPVTRALIEQVVRDNDKQRFAISADGTRIRANQGHSIEIDLALTALAPPAVLYHGTATRFAKSIRNLGLVKQSRQHVHLSSDADTAIEVGSRHGKALVLSIRAGDMHARGLSFFQSENGVWLTDAVAPEFIDWPAQD from the coding sequence ATGACCGCCGTCAGCCTCACCAAGACCAGCAAATTCCTCAGCCTGGTGCTGCGCCACGAACCCGAAGCGATCGGCCTGAGCCTCGACAGCAACGGCTGGGCCGACCTCGACGACCTGATCCGCCTGGCCAATGCCGACGGCAAGCCGGTAACGCGCGCGTTGATCGAGCAAGTCGTGCGCGACAACGACAAGCAGCGCTTCGCGATCAGCGCCGACGGCACCCGCATCCGCGCCAATCAAGGCCACTCGATCGAGATCGACCTGGCGCTGACCGCGCTGGCGCCGCCGGCCGTGCTTTACCACGGCACCGCGACCCGCTTCGCCAAGTCGATCCGCAACCTGGGCCTGGTCAAGCAGAGCCGCCAGCACGTGCACTTGTCGTCCGACGCGGACACCGCGATCGAGGTCGGCAGCCGCCACGGCAAGGCCCTGGTGCTGTCGATTCGCGCCGGCGACATGCACGCGCGCGGCCTGAGCTTCTTCCAATCCGAAAACGGCGTCTGGCTGACCGACGCGGTGGCGCCGGAATTCATCGACTGGCCGGCCCAGGACTGA
- a CDS encoding O-acetyl-ADP-ribose deacetylase, with protein sequence MRLHAIRADITTLSVDAIVNAANSSLLGGGGVDGAIHRAAGPELVAECRLLGGCKTGEAKLTRGHRLLAAYVIHTVGPVWRGGEHGEPDLLADCYRNALALAERHRLRRIAFPCIGTGIYGYPLQAAARIAIDTVLAHTGTGIEEVVFCCYSEADLAVYAGLLG encoded by the coding sequence ATGCGCCTGCACGCCATCCGCGCCGACATCACCACGCTGAGCGTGGACGCGATCGTCAACGCCGCCAATTCGTCCTTGCTCGGCGGCGGCGGCGTCGACGGCGCGATCCATCGCGCGGCCGGCCCGGAACTGGTCGCCGAATGCCGCCTGCTCGGCGGCTGCAAGACCGGCGAGGCCAAGCTCACCCGCGGTCATCGCCTGCTCGCCGCTTATGTCATCCACACGGTCGGGCCGGTCTGGCGCGGCGGCGAACACGGCGAGCCGGATCTGTTGGCGGACTGCTATCGCAACGCGCTGGCGCTGGCCGAACGCCACCGCCTGCGCCGCATCGCCTTTCCCTGCATCGGCACCGGCATCTACGGCTATCCGCTGCAGGCCGCGGCGCGGATCGCCATCGACACCGTGCTCGCGCATACCGGCACGGGCATCGAGGAAGTCGTGTTCTGTTGTTATTCCGAGGCCGACCTGGCTGTCTACGCCGGCCTGCTCGGCTGA
- the bluB gene encoding 5,6-dimethylbenzimidazole synthase, whose protein sequence is MSADHRFSEDERRGLYRAIFERRDVRSQFRPDPIPPDALARLLRAAHHAPSVGFMQPWDFVLVDDPALKRRVKALYDEANAEAAANYSEERAALYRRLKLEGIVDSPINLCITCDRQRGGPHVLGRNTLLDADLFSACLAVQNLWLAARAEGIGVGWVSILEPNELARVLNLPEGVFPLAYLCLGYVSEFLPRPELETQGWRSRLPLHELIHGNGWGGAIEDEALRAAVAQDDGQG, encoded by the coding sequence ATGAGCGCCGACCACCGCTTCTCCGAAGACGAACGCCGCGGCTTGTACCGGGCGATCTTCGAACGCCGCGACGTGCGTTCGCAGTTCCGTCCCGATCCGATTCCGCCCGATGCGCTGGCGCGCCTGCTGCGCGCCGCGCACCACGCGCCCTCGGTCGGCTTCATGCAGCCCTGGGACTTCGTCCTGGTAGACGACCCGGCGCTGAAGCGGCGGGTCAAGGCGCTGTACGACGAGGCCAACGCCGAAGCCGCGGCGAACTACAGCGAGGAGCGCGCCGCGCTGTACCGGCGGCTCAAGCTAGAAGGCATCGTCGACAGCCCGATCAACCTGTGCATCACCTGCGACCGCCAGCGCGGCGGCCCGCACGTGCTCGGCCGCAACACCCTGCTCGACGCCGACCTGTTCAGCGCCTGCCTGGCGGTGCAGAACCTGTGGCTGGCCGCGCGCGCCGAAGGCATCGGCGTGGGTTGGGTCAGCATCCTGGAACCGAACGAGTTGGCGCGGGTGTTGAACCTGCCCGAAGGCGTGTTCCCGCTGGCCTACCTGTGCCTGGGCTATGTCAGCGAATTCCTGCCGCGTCCCGAACTGGAAACCCAAGGCTGGCGCTCGCGCCTGCCGCTGCACGAGCTGATCCACGGCAACGGCTGGGGCGGCGCGATCGAAGACGAGGCGCTGCGCGCGGCGGTCGCGCAGGACGACGGGCAAGGTTGA
- the hda gene encoding DnaA regulatory inactivator Hda, producing the protein MSVPQLPLTLRYPPDQRLETYVDAPDGAIAQLRALATHTHETAGYVDPSGADWVYLAGPSGVGKTHLLLGACAEADAAGRRAAYLPLAAAVGRLRDALHALEGNDLLALDGIEAIAGRREDEIALFDTHNRARQAGIALIYAARENPDELALTLPDLRSRLSQCTRLVLTPLNDEGRAQVLRQRAQRRGLALEEAALEWLLKRTDRDLGGLTQTLDKLDRASLAAQRRITVPFLRQTLGAD; encoded by the coding sequence GTGAGTGTTCCGCAGTTGCCGCTGACCCTGCGTTATCCGCCGGATCAGCGTTTGGAAACCTATGTGGATGCGCCGGACGGAGCGATCGCGCAGTTGCGCGCGCTGGCCACGCACACCCACGAGACCGCCGGCTACGTCGATCCCAGCGGCGCCGACTGGGTCTATCTGGCCGGCCCGTCCGGAGTCGGCAAGACCCATCTGCTGCTCGGCGCCTGCGCCGAGGCCGACGCGGCCGGACGTCGCGCCGCCTATCTGCCGCTGGCGGCCGCGGTCGGGCGTCTGCGCGACGCGCTGCATGCGCTGGAAGGCAACGACCTGCTGGCGTTGGACGGGATCGAAGCCATCGCCGGCCGGCGCGAGGACGAGATCGCGTTGTTCGACACCCATAACCGCGCGCGTCAGGCCGGCATCGCGCTGATCTACGCCGCGCGCGAGAACCCCGACGAACTGGCCCTGACCCTGCCGGACCTGCGTTCGCGACTGTCGCAGTGCACGCGCCTGGTGCTGACGCCGCTGAACGACGAAGGCCGGGCGCAGGTGCTGCGGCAACGCGCGCAGCGGCGCGGGTTGGCGCTGGAAGAGGCCGCGCTGGAATGGCTGCTCAAGCGCACCGACCGCGACCTGGGCGGGCTGACCCAGACGTTGGACAAGCTCGACCGCGCCTCGCTGGCCGCGCAGCGTCGCATCACCGTGCCGTTCCTGCGCCAGACTCTGGGCGCGGATTGA
- a CDS encoding AI-2E family transporter, whose translation MHRAPIDDIALFLRRLQWTALGVGACWLLWVLAPVLTPFVVAAMLGWLGDPLVDRIERTGRSRNTSVTLVFTFMALLVVLVLVILVPLIERQISTLIVSLPSYRDWFTATAIPWLEQRTRLEISDWLDLNHLIELVRSNWERAGGFATTLLGYLSRSGFALIGLVANIALLPVLTFFFLRDWDVLVDRVASLIPRDYLATISRLAKESDEVLGAFLRGQFLVMLVLGVMYGVGLWGVGLDLGILIGIIAGLLTFVPYLGPASGIILGVIAALVQYGDWKHVLGVLAVFGVGQVVESYWLTPKLVGDRIGLHPVAVIFAVLAGGQLFGFLGMLLALPVAAVANVLLRYAQERYTHSRLYAGEQPTILIDPAQAPIVPKANDAGRTEREVE comes from the coding sequence ATGCACCGCGCTCCTATCGACGACATCGCCCTGTTCCTGCGCCGCCTGCAATGGACGGCGTTGGGCGTGGGCGCGTGCTGGCTGCTGTGGGTGCTGGCGCCGGTGCTGACCCCGTTCGTGGTCGCGGCCATGCTCGGCTGGCTCGGCGACCCGCTGGTCGACCGGATCGAACGCACCGGCCGCTCGCGCAACACCTCGGTCACCCTGGTGTTCACCTTCATGGCGCTGCTGGTGGTACTGGTGCTGGTGATCCTGGTGCCGCTGATCGAACGCCAGATCAGCACCCTGATCGTGTCGCTGCCGAGCTACCGCGACTGGTTCACCGCCACCGCGATTCCGTGGCTGGAGCAGCGCACCCGGCTGGAAATCAGCGACTGGCTGGACCTCAACCACCTGATCGAACTGGTGCGCAGCAACTGGGAGCGCGCCGGCGGTTTCGCCACGACCCTGCTGGGTTATCTGTCGCGCTCGGGCTTCGCCCTGATCGGCCTGGTCGCCAACATCGCCCTGCTGCCGGTGCTGACCTTCTTCTTCCTGCGCGACTGGGACGTGCTGGTCGACCGGGTCGCCTCGCTGATCCCGCGCGATTACCTGGCCACGATCAGCCGCCTGGCCAAGGAGTCCGACGAGGTGCTCGGCGCGTTCCTGCGCGGCCAGTTCCTGGTCATGCTGGTGCTCGGCGTGATGTACGGCGTGGGCCTGTGGGGCGTGGGCCTGGACCTGGGCATCCTGATCGGCATCATCGCCGGCCTGCTGACCTTCGTGCCTTACCTGGGCCCGGCCAGCGGCATCATCCTCGGCGTGATCGCCGCGCTGGTGCAGTACGGCGACTGGAAGCACGTGCTCGGCGTGCTGGCGGTGTTCGGCGTCGGCCAGGTGGTGGAGAGCTACTGGCTGACTCCGAAACTGGTCGGCGACCGCATCGGCCTGCATCCGGTCGCGGTGATCTTCGCCGTGCTCGCCGGCGGCCAGTTGTTCGGCTTCCTCGGCATGCTGCTGGCGCTGCCGGTGGCCGCGGTCGCCAACGTGCTGCTGCGTTACGCGCAGGAGCGTTACACCCACAGCCGCCTGTACGCGGGCGAGCAGCCCACCATTCTGATCGATCCGGCGCAGGCGCCGATCGTGCCCAAGGCGAACGACGCCGGTCGTACGGAGCGCGAAGTCGAGTGA
- a CDS encoding DUF2066 domain-containing protein encodes MGKAIRGWTIAALLLASFAAGAQRVEGDRAQAEGAFSAEVQVNGQGEAERNGAMARALAQVLGKMSGDRGAAGRPGVGQELRRAKDYVSGYDYRQDEGVSPVTGAPTFQTTLVVSFDQAKVEALASTLGLPIWPQPRPKPVLWMAIDDGSGPRLVGLAQANAARSALNRAVDRGYRLGLPSGSAAEQATVGAIWRGDVAAVARASSRYSPPMQLIGKVYRVKTGGWKGDWTFVDGGKTLNSWSTTDADARRVMAGGADGAADALMKRYAKRSVAGPPGTYRVVFSGVHSAEGYIRLSGYLQGLPVVRKMTPVRATPDSVEFDLELLSGLPGLKRMADTGGTIEALEGLEGQPPVYRLR; translated from the coding sequence ATGGGTAAGGCAATCCGAGGTTGGACGATCGCAGCGCTGCTGCTGGCGAGCTTCGCGGCCGGCGCGCAGCGGGTCGAGGGCGATCGCGCCCAGGCCGAAGGCGCGTTCTCGGCCGAAGTCCAGGTCAACGGCCAAGGCGAAGCCGAGCGCAACGGCGCGATGGCGCGAGCCCTGGCCCAGGTGCTGGGCAAGATGTCCGGCGACCGCGGCGCGGCCGGCCGGCCGGGCGTCGGCCAGGAGCTGCGCCGGGCCAAGGACTACGTCAGCGGCTACGACTACCGCCAGGACGAAGGCGTCTCGCCGGTCACCGGCGCGCCGACCTTCCAGACCACCCTGGTCGTCAGCTTCGACCAAGCCAAGGTCGAGGCGCTGGCTTCGACCCTGGGGCTGCCGATCTGGCCGCAGCCGCGGCCCAAGCCGGTGTTGTGGATGGCGATCGACGACGGCAGCGGCCCGCGCTTGGTCGGTCTGGCGCAGGCCAACGCCGCCCGCTCGGCGCTGAACCGCGCGGTCGATCGCGGCTACCGCCTCGGCCTGCCGTCCGGCAGCGCCGCCGAACAGGCCACCGTCGGCGCGATCTGGCGCGGCGACGTCGCCGCCGTGGCGCGCGCCTCGTCCCGCTACAGCCCGCCGATGCAGCTGATCGGCAAGGTCTACCGGGTCAAGACCGGCGGCTGGAAGGGCGATTGGACCTTCGTCGACGGCGGCAAGACCCTCAACAGCTGGTCGACCACCGACGCCGACGCGCGCCGGGTCATGGCCGGCGGGGCCGACGGCGCCGCCGACGCGCTGATGAAGCGTTACGCCAAGCGCAGCGTGGCCGGCCCGCCGGGCACCTATCGGGTGGTGTTCAGCGGCGTGCACAGTGCCGAGGGCTACATCCGCCTGTCCGGCTATCTGCAAGGCCTGCCGGTGGTGCGCAAGATGACCCCGGTGCGGGCCACGCCCGACAGCGTCGAGTTCGACCTCGAGCTGCTGTCCGGTTTGCCTGGCCTCAAGCGCATGGCCGATACCGGCGGCACGATCGAGGCGCTGGAAGGCCTCGAAGGCCAGCCGCCGGTCTACCGGCTGCGCTGA
- the purM gene encoding phosphoribosylformylglycinamidine cyclo-ligase translates to MTASSSDTSPKPLTYRDAGVDIDAGNEVVERIKPLVKRSFRPEVMGGLGGFGALFDLSGKYREPVLVSGTDGVGTKLKLAQQLNRHDTIGIDLVGMCVNDVLVQGAEPLFFLDYFATGKLDVDTTVAVVGGIAKGCELAGCALIGGETAEMPDMYPPGEYDLAGFTVGAVEKSQLLDGARVRKGDVLIGIASSGPHSNGYSLIRRIFDRAGRPGDIAVGGVRLIDALMAPTALYVKPVLELLRANGGEHSIHAMAHITGGGLTENIIRVIPDGLGLDIRTATWTLPPVFDWLQREGAVPREEMWRTFNCGIGFVLVVPDEAVAATEADLARLGLTHWRIGEVVAHTGGERVHIG, encoded by the coding sequence GTGACCGCTTCCTCCTCCGACACCTCTCCCAAGCCGCTGACCTACCGCGATGCGGGCGTCGACATCGACGCCGGCAACGAGGTCGTCGAACGCATCAAGCCGTTGGTCAAGCGCAGCTTCCGTCCCGAGGTGATGGGCGGCCTGGGCGGCTTCGGCGCCCTGTTCGACCTGTCGGGCAAGTACCGCGAGCCGGTGCTGGTGTCCGGCACCGACGGCGTCGGCACCAAACTCAAGCTGGCCCAACAGCTCAACCGCCACGACACCATCGGCATCGACCTGGTCGGCATGTGCGTCAACGACGTGCTGGTGCAGGGCGCCGAGCCGCTGTTCTTCCTCGACTACTTCGCCACCGGCAAGCTCGACGTCGACACCACCGTGGCCGTGGTCGGCGGCATCGCCAAGGGCTGCGAACTGGCCGGCTGCGCGCTGATCGGCGGCGAAACCGCGGAAATGCCCGACATGTACCCGCCGGGCGAGTACGACCTGGCCGGCTTCACCGTCGGCGCAGTGGAAAAGTCGCAGCTGCTCGACGGCGCGCGCGTGCGCAAGGGCGACGTGCTGATCGGCATCGCCTCCAGCGGCCCGCACTCCAACGGCTATTCGCTGATCCGCCGGATCTTCGACCGCGCCGGCCGCCCGGGCGACATCGCCGTCGGCGGCGTGCGCCTGATCGATGCGCTGATGGCGCCCACCGCGCTGTACGTGAAGCCGGTGCTGGAACTGCTGCGCGCCAACGGCGGCGAGCATTCGATCCACGCCATGGCCCACATCACCGGCGGCGGCCTGACCGAGAACATCATCCGGGTGATTCCGGACGGCCTCGGCCTGGACATCCGCACCGCCACCTGGACCCTGCCGCCGGTGTTCGACTGGCTGCAGCGCGAGGGCGCGGTGCCGCGCGAGGAGATGTGGCGCACCTTCAACTGCGGCATCGGCTTCGTGCTGGTGGTGCCGGACGAAGCGGTCGCCGCGACCGAGGCCGACCTGGCCCGCCTGGGCCTGACGCACTGGCGCATCGGCGAAGTGGTCGCCCATACCGGCGGCGAACGCGTGCACATCGGCTGA
- a CDS encoding DUF2238 domain-containing protein, with translation MSLVKKSALAVVLLVFALTWIAPTSPFEQGMHSVLTVVGLFWLWRHDRRWPLRDGHFLAICGFMLTHCIAARWLYSYVPYDRWIQWLTGGWSLDRALGFQRNHFDRLIHLLYGLCFAPAVREYFRQRWPALSARQAFALAVAAVMCTSLIYEWIEWAIALTMSPQDAESYNGQQGDVWDAHTDMFLATLGALAAWPRGKRGAR, from the coding sequence ATGAGTCTCGTCAAGAAATCGGCCCTGGCCGTGGTGCTGTTGGTATTCGCGCTGACCTGGATCGCCCCGACCAGCCCGTTCGAACAGGGCATGCACAGCGTGCTGACCGTGGTCGGCCTGTTCTGGCTGTGGCGCCACGACCGCCGTTGGCCGCTGCGCGACGGGCACTTCCTGGCGATCTGCGGCTTCATGCTCACCCACTGCATCGCCGCGCGCTGGTTGTATTCCTATGTGCCCTACGACCGCTGGATCCAATGGCTGACCGGTGGCTGGTCGCTGGACCGCGCCCTCGGCTTCCAGCGCAATCACTTCGACCGGCTGATCCATCTCCTCTACGGACTGTGCTTCGCCCCGGCGGTGCGCGAGTACTTCCGCCAGCGCTGGCCGGCGCTGAGCGCGCGCCAGGCCTTCGCGCTCGCGGTCGCCGCGGTCATGTGCACCAGCCTGATCTACGAATGGATCGAATGGGCGATCGCCCTGACCATGTCGCCGCAGGACGCCGAGTCCTACAACGGTCAGCAGGGCGACGTCTGGGATGCGCACACCGATATGTTCCTGGCCACTCTGGGCGCGCTGGCGGCCTGGCCGCGCGGCAAGCGCGGCGCACGCTAA